CGCGTCATCGGAAAAAATCGCTCTTGGACCCCTGGACGGCCGTTACCAGTCCGCCGTCGCGCCCCTCGTGGACTACCTGTCCGAGGCCGCCCTGAACCGGGACCGCGTGGCCGTGGAAGTTGAGTGGCTTATCCACCTGACCAGCAACAACGTCCTTCCCGGCGCCGGACCCCTGAGCGCCGAACAGCAGGACCGGCTCCGCGCCATCGTCACCGAATTCGATGCAGCGTCGGTGCAGGAGCTCGCCGACATCGAAGCCGTGACCGTGCACGACGTGAAGGCTGTGGAGTACTACATCGGCCGCCGCCTCCCCGCAATCCGCATTGAAAACCTGACCGCCATGGTCCACTTCGGCTGCACCTCCGAGGACATCAACAACCTCTCCTACGCTTTGGGCGTCAAGGGCGCTGTGGAGGACGTGTGGCTCCCGGCAGCCCGGGCCCTGGTGGCCCAGATCAGCAGGATGGCGGAGGACAACCGGGCGGTTCCCATGCTGTCCCGCACCCATGGCCAGCCGGCCACCCCCACCACGCTGGGCAAGGAACTGGCCGTCATCGCGCACCGCCTGACCCGTCAGCTGGACCGGATCGCGAAGACCGAATACCTGGGCAAGATCAACGGTGCCACCGGCACCTACGCCGCCCATGTGGCCTCCGTCCCGGGCGCCGACTGGCAGCAGGTCTCCAGGTCGTTCGTCGAAGGCCTGGGCCTCACCTGGAACCCGCTCACCACGCAGATCGAAAGCCACGACTGGCAGGCCGAGCTCTACGCCGACGTGGCCCGCTTCAACCGCATCCTGCACAACGTCTGCACCGACGTCTGGAGCTACATCTCCATTGGCTACTTCGCGCAGATCCCGGTGGCCGGGGCAACCGGCTCGTCCACCATGCCGCACAAGGTCAACCCCATCCGCTTCGAGAACGCCGAGGCCAACCTGGAGATCTCCAACGGCCTGCTGGACACCCTGGCCGCCACGTTGGTGACCTCGCGCTGGCAGCGCGACCTCACCGACTCCTCCAGCCAGCGCAACATTGGCGTCGCATTCGGGCACTCCCTCCTGGCCATCTCCAACGTGGCCAAGGGCCTGGAGCGCCTGGATGTTGCCGAGGACGTCCTGGCAGCGGACCTGGACACCAACTGGGAGGTCCTGGGCGAGGCAATCCAGATGGTGATGCGGGCCGAGGCAATCGCCGGCGTCGAAGGCATGGAAAACCCCTACGAGCGCCTCAAGGACCTCACCCGCGGCCAGCGCGTGGATGCCGCCCGCATGCAGGAATTCGTGCAGGGCCTGGGCCTTTCCCCGGAGGCCGAGGCACGCCTCCTGGCCCTCACCCCCGGCCGTTACACCGGCATCGCGGACCAGCTGGTGGACCACCTGAAGTAGGCACTGCGCCGGCAGGCCTGTTGGCAGGGCAGGAAGCACGACGGCGGCGCCGGGCTCACGTGGGCCCGGCGCCTTCGTTTTGGAGCGGCACCGTGACGGACAGTTCCGCTGTGCGCCCGCAACCAGCGAGGGGTGGGAAACTGGGAACATGAAGTTGCTCCTGATCCGCCACGGCGAAACCCCCGGCAACGTACTGGGCCAGTTGGACACCGACCATCCCGGCCCCGGGTTGACCGAACTTGGCGAACGGCAGGCAGAAGCCATGGCGCGGGCGCTTGCCAACGAACGCATCGAGGCGCTGTACGCGTCCACGTTGATCAGGACCCAGATAACGGCCGCACCGTTGGCACGGCTGCACACCCTTGACGTTGAGGTGCTCGAGGGGCTGCATGAAATCGAGGCCGGATCACTGGAGAAGCTCACAGACCACGAATCCCATAAGCGCTACATGGGCACCGTGATCTCCTGGGCTGCCGGCGACCTGGACCGGCGCATGCCCGCGGGGCCCGACGGCCACGCCTTCTTTGACAGGTTCGATGCTGCCATCGCACTGGTGGCCGGGCGGGCG
This region of Arthrobacter sp. DNA4 genomic DNA includes:
- a CDS encoding histidine phosphatase family protein, which produces MKLLLIRHGETPGNVLGQLDTDHPGPGLTELGERQAEAMARALANERIEALYASTLIRTQITAAPLARLHTLDVEVLEGLHEIEAGSLEKLTDHESHKRYMGTVISWAAGDLDRRMPAGPDGHAFFDRFDAAIALVAGRAERQQHGTVAVVSHGAAIRTWAGLRAEGADHEFAARHVLANTGIVALEGSLTTGWTLIHWDGSPVGGLALADPTAEDPTGRDVAAP
- the purB gene encoding adenylosuccinate lyase; protein product: MPETAATADTRTPSGRLALAASSEKIALGPLDGRYQSAVAPLVDYLSEAALNRDRVAVEVEWLIHLTSNNVLPGAGPLSAEQQDRLRAIVTEFDAASVQELADIEAVTVHDVKAVEYYIGRRLPAIRIENLTAMVHFGCTSEDINNLSYALGVKGAVEDVWLPAARALVAQISRMAEDNRAVPMLSRTHGQPATPTTLGKELAVIAHRLTRQLDRIAKTEYLGKINGATGTYAAHVASVPGADWQQVSRSFVEGLGLTWNPLTTQIESHDWQAELYADVARFNRILHNVCTDVWSYISIGYFAQIPVAGATGSSTMPHKVNPIRFENAEANLEISNGLLDTLAATLVTSRWQRDLTDSSSQRNIGVAFGHSLLAISNVAKGLERLDVAEDVLAADLDTNWEVLGEAIQMVMRAEAIAGVEGMENPYERLKDLTRGQRVDAARMQEFVQGLGLSPEAEARLLALTPGRYTGIADQLVDHLK